From Candidatus Methylomirabilota bacterium, a single genomic window includes:
- a CDS encoding NADH-quinone oxidoreductase subunit M: MPLLTLITWAPFVGALLIMFTARRSPLAVRLISVVSTGVSMVLSLWVFAAYDRDAAGFQFYEKLSLVPPLGIAYELGVDGMSVLMVLLTSIIIFAGVFASWTVAVRSQEFYALLLILVTGVYGVFVSLDLFVFFLFYELAVLPMYLLIGIWGSSGEIRPRGIFAWAVRETGVGTKEYAAMKLTLYLLFGSAFILVGIFALYVTAGAGSFSFLELEVATFTPAVQRWVFLAFYVGFGILAGIWPLHTWSPDGHASAPTAVSMLHAGVLMKLGAYGVVRMGMGLLPEGARELAWLMGTIACINIVYGALSAMAQTDLKYVIAYSSVSHMGIVLLGAATLTEAGLNGSVFQMFAHGIMTGLFFALVGLVYEKAHSREIFKMGGFGRAMPGIATAFTVGGLSSLGLPATAGFVAEILTFMGAWKSAHAWWLFPAVAGTFLTAVYVLRVAKQIFWGPPSPHFDHLVDARGPEWVALVLLVVGLVVFGMMPAIALAPVGTATVPLLARIVGP, encoded by the coding sequence ATGCCGCTGCTCACGCTCATCACCTGGGCGCCCTTCGTGGGCGCGCTCCTGATCATGTTCACGGCGCGCCGTTCGCCTCTGGCCGTGCGGCTGATCTCCGTGGTCTCGACCGGTGTGTCGATGGTCCTGTCCCTGTGGGTCTTCGCCGCCTACGACCGGGACGCGGCCGGGTTTCAGTTCTACGAAAAGCTCTCGCTGGTGCCCCCGCTGGGCATCGCCTACGAGCTGGGCGTGGACGGCATGAGCGTGCTGATGGTCCTGCTCACCTCGATCATCATCTTCGCCGGCGTGTTCGCCTCGTGGACGGTGGCCGTGCGCAGCCAGGAGTTCTACGCGCTGCTCCTGATCCTGGTCACCGGCGTCTACGGCGTCTTCGTCTCGCTCGACCTCTTCGTCTTCTTCCTGTTCTACGAGCTGGCGGTGCTGCCGATGTATCTGCTGATCGGGATCTGGGGCTCCAGCGGAGAGATCCGGCCCCGCGGCATCTTCGCCTGGGCCGTCCGGGAGACGGGCGTAGGGACCAAAGAATACGCCGCCATGAAGCTGACGCTGTACCTCCTCTTCGGCTCGGCCTTCATCCTGGTGGGCATCTTCGCGCTGTACGTCACCGCCGGGGCCGGCTCCTTCTCCTTCCTGGAGCTGGAGGTCGCCACCTTCACTCCGGCCGTCCAGCGCTGGGTGTTCCTGGCCTTCTACGTCGGCTTCGGGATCCTGGCCGGCATCTGGCCCCTGCACACCTGGTCGCCGGACGGCCACGCCTCGGCGCCCACCGCCGTATCGATGCTCCACGCCGGCGTCCTCATGAAGCTTGGCGCCTACGGCGTGGTCCGGATGGGCATGGGCCTGCTGCCGGAGGGCGCCCGTGAGCTGGCCTGGCTGATGGGCACGATCGCCTGCATCAACATCGTCTATGGCGCGCTGTCGGCGATGGCCCAGACCGATCTGAAGTACGTGATCGCGTACTCCTCGGTCTCCCACATGGGCATCGTCCTGCTGGGCGCCGCCACGCTCACCGAGGCCGGCCTGAATGGCTCGGTGTTCCAGATGTTCGCCCACGGCATCATGACCGGCCTGTTCTTCGCCCTGGTGGGCCTCGTCTACGAGAAGGCGCACTCCCGCGAGATCTTCAAGATGGGCGGCTTCGGTCGCGCCATGCCGGGTATCGCCACCGCGTTCACGGTGGGCGGACTCTCCTCGCTCGGCCTGCCGGCCACCGCGGGTTTCGTGGCCGAGATTCTCACCTTCATGGGGGCGTGGAAGTCGGCGCACGCCTGGTGGCTGTTTCCGGCGGTGGCCGGCACGTTCCTCACCGCGGTGTACGTGCTCCGGGTGGCCAAGCAGATCTTCTGGGGGCCGCCCTCGCCACACTTCGACCATCTCGTCGACGCCCGCGGGCCGGAGTGGGTAGCGCTCGTGCTGCTGGTCGTCGGGCTCGTGGTCTTCGGCATGATGCCGGCGATCGCCCTGGCGCCGGTGGGGACGGCCACGGTGCCGTTGCTCGCGCGCATCGTGGGACCATGA